One Enterococcus silesiacus genomic window carries:
- a CDS encoding ABC transporter ATP-binding protein, which produces MENTQVLEVKDISKRVGKKKIIKEASFTVESGSVTGLLGPNGAGKTTIIRMLVGLMSHDGGSIQINGQSLATNFKEALAHVGAIVENSEFYNYMTGMENLKQYARMSQKIITDEALDQVIHSVHLENNIDQKVKTYSLGMRQRLGVAQAILHQPDLLLLDEPMNGLDPKGMREFREMIESLKKQGVGVLISSHQLSDMELLCDDLVIVQKGEITYVGPMNNPEEDNKLILLLETDQQQETLTFLTEQQYSAAVEGKYVKIELTEDIRTVLVKQLVEAGIGIKELKVHVDSLEENFLRWTEDGGL; this is translated from the coding sequence ATGGAAAATACACAGGTCTTAGAAGTAAAAGACATTTCAAAACGTGTCGGTAAGAAAAAGATCATCAAGGAAGCATCGTTTACAGTTGAAAGTGGGAGCGTTACTGGTTTGTTAGGTCCTAACGGTGCTGGTAAAACCACGATCATTCGGATGTTAGTCGGATTGATGAGTCATGATGGAGGATCGATTCAAATCAATGGACAATCGCTAGCAACTAATTTTAAAGAAGCGCTGGCTCATGTAGGCGCAATTGTTGAAAATTCAGAATTTTATAATTATATGACGGGAATGGAAAATCTAAAGCAATATGCAAGGATGTCGCAAAAAATAATCACGGATGAAGCTTTAGACCAGGTGATCCATAGTGTGCATCTAGAAAATAACATCGATCAAAAGGTCAAAACCTACTCTTTAGGAATGCGTCAACGACTAGGTGTAGCACAAGCAATTTTACACCAACCGGACTTGTTACTTTTAGATGAGCCGATGAATGGCCTAGATCCAAAAGGCATGCGGGAATTTCGCGAGATGATTGAATCATTGAAGAAACAAGGTGTGGGAGTCTTGATTTCGAGTCATCAGTTGAGTGATATGGAATTATTATGTGATGATTTGGTGATTGTTCAAAAAGGGGAAATCACTTATGTTGGCCCAATGAATAATCCAGAAGAAGACAATAAATTGATTTTATTACTGGAAACAGATCAGCAGCAAGAGACGTTAACGTTTTTAACTGAACAACAATATAGTGCAGCTGTAGAAGGAAAATATGTAAAGATCGAGCTGACTGAGGATATCAGAACAGTTTTAGTCAAACAATTAGTTGAGGCAGGGATCGGCATCAAAGAGTTAAAAGTACACGTCGATTCTTTAGAGGAAAACTTCCTGCGCTGGACAGAAGATGGGGGATTATAA
- a CDS encoding ABC transporter ATP-binding protein: MKLVLENVSKSFEGKQVIDHASFTFEKGKIYGLLGRNGAGKTTLFNCISKNLTLDNGMISIEKNGQTEADYENTEIGFVYTTPHLPAFMTAVEFVKFFIDINKDRIKEPKSPQSYLTSVGIELDDQDRLLKDYSHGMQNKVQMLVSLIVQPPVLLLDEPLTSFDVVAAHEMKEIILKTKSDSIVIFSTHILQLAQDLCDEVVLLHHKKLVAVDPARIHDIDFEKEVVQLLSDDNELATQSMEE; the protein is encoded by the coding sequence ATGAAGCTAGTATTAGAAAATGTAAGTAAGAGTTTTGAAGGAAAGCAAGTTATTGACCATGCGAGTTTTACGTTTGAAAAGGGAAAAATTTATGGATTACTGGGTAGAAATGGTGCGGGGAAAACTACGCTGTTTAATTGTATTTCAAAAAATCTAACTCTTGATAATGGCATGATCAGCATTGAAAAAAATGGTCAAACAGAAGCAGATTATGAAAATACGGAAATCGGTTTCGTTTATACGACGCCACATTTACCAGCATTTATGACAGCGGTAGAATTTGTAAAATTTTTTATTGATATTAATAAAGACCGAATTAAAGAGCCTAAATCACCACAATCTTATTTGACTTCTGTTGGTATTGAGCTGGACGATCAAGATCGTTTACTCAAAGATTATTCTCACGGGATGCAAAACAAGGTGCAGATGTTGGTTTCTTTGATCGTTCAACCACCTGTTTTACTGCTTGATGAACCATTAACTTCTTTTGATGTTGTTGCAGCGCACGAGATGAAGGAAATAATTTTAAAAACTAAAAGCGATTCAATCGTGATTTTTTCTACACATATTTTACAGTTGGCTCAAGATTTGTGTGATGAAGTTGTATTGCTTCATCACAAGAAACTAGTAGCTGTTGATCCTGCGCGCATACATGACATAGATTTTGAAAAAGAAGTAGTTCAGCTGTTATCAGATGATAACGAATTGGCTACTCAGAGCATGGAGGAGTAA
- a CDS encoding GntR family transcriptional regulator yields MDFHTDRPIYLQIMDFIIQQIVSGKLEPGDKIKAVREMAVELATNPNTVQRALQELEREDILFSKRGLGRFVTEDTETINQLQTQAVGKVIENFLAEMKNFGWTQEQAKDLLGEYIEREQ; encoded by the coding sequence ATGGATTTCCATACAGATCGGCCGATTTATTTACAGATTATGGACTTTATCATTCAGCAAATTGTTTCTGGAAAGCTTGAACCTGGGGATAAAATTAAAGCTGTAAGAGAAATGGCGGTCGAATTAGCCACAAATCCAAATACCGTTCAACGTGCTTTACAAGAATTAGAACGTGAAGATATTTTATTTTCTAAACGTGGATTGGGGCGCTTTGTCACAGAAGATACTGAAACAATCAACCAACTGCAAACACAAGCAGTTGGAAAAGTCATCGAAAATTTTTTAGCTGAAATGAAAAATTTTGGATGGACACAAGAACAAGCGAAAGATTTACTGGGAGAGTATATTGAAAGGGAGCAATAA